In one Rhodospirillales bacterium genomic region, the following are encoded:
- the raiA gene encoding ribosome-associated translation inhibitor RaiA, which translates to MDIAVKGKNLDVGDALRTHVLDQLEPVVTKYFSRAHDANVTFSREAHLFCADIIVHPVRGVTVQSHSAGDDAYGAFDAALERVAKQIRRYKRRISSHHARHGTDEPLPALQYIIAAEADEDDEPAEDAQPAIIAELPTEIATLSVGEAVMRMDLADAPAMMFRNRANGGMNVVYRRPDGNIGWIDPTHTQQS; encoded by the coding sequence ATGGATATAGCAGTCAAAGGCAAGAACTTGGACGTGGGCGACGCGCTGCGTACCCATGTCTTGGATCAGCTCGAGCCTGTGGTCACCAAGTACTTCTCCCGAGCCCATGACGCCAACGTGACCTTCTCGCGGGAGGCGCATCTATTTTGCGCCGACATCATCGTCCATCCGGTGCGGGGCGTCACGGTTCAGTCTCATTCGGCCGGTGACGATGCGTACGGTGCGTTCGACGCGGCGCTGGAGCGGGTCGCCAAGCAGATCCGCCGCTACAAGCGCCGGATTTCCAGCCACCACGCGCGGCACGGAACCGATGAGCCGCTGCCAGCGTTGCAGTACATCATCGCCGCCGAAGCGGATGAAGACGACGAACCCGCTGAGGACGCACAGCCGGCAATCATTGCCGAGCTCCCGACCGAGATCGCCACGCTGTCGGTGGGCGAGGCGGTGATGCGGATGGATTTGGCCGACGCTCCCGCAATGATGTTTCGCAATCGCGCAAACGGGGGCATGAACGTCGTGTATCGTCGCCCTGACGGCAACATCGGCTGGATCGATCCGACGCACACGCAACAGTCCTAG
- the ptsN gene encoding PTS IIA-like nitrogen regulatory protein PtsN, with the protein MEIEELISPDNVVAQLRATSKKQALQDLAKRAARMTGEPERAIFDVLMEREKLGTTGVGNGIAIPHGKLASLDRLYGLFARLENPIDFDAIDERPVDLIFLLLAPETAGADHLKALARVSRLLRDKAACEKLRGTDDPEALYALLIDTAASRAA; encoded by the coding sequence ATGGAAATTGAAGAGCTGATCTCACCGGACAACGTCGTCGCGCAGTTGCGCGCGACCAGTAAGAAACAGGCGCTGCAGGATCTCGCCAAACGGGCGGCGCGCATGACCGGCGAGCCGGAACGCGCCATCTTCGACGTGCTGATGGAGCGCGAGAAGCTGGGCACCACCGGGGTCGGCAACGGCATCGCCATCCCCCACGGCAAGCTCGCGAGCCTCGACCGGCTCTACGGCCTGTTCGCTCGTCTTGAAAATCCGATCGATTTCGACGCCATTGACGAGCGGCCGGTGGATCTTATTTTCCTGTTGCTCGCGCCGGAGACGGCGGGCGCCGATCACCTTAAGGCTTTGGCCCGCGTCTCCCGGCTGTTACGCGACAAGGCGGCTTGCGAAAAGCTGCGCGGCACCGACGACCCCGAGGCGCTGTACGCCCTCCTGATCGACACCGCCGCTTCCCGCGCCGCATAG
- a CDS encoding YggT family protein, with product MVNLVWLVDQLIGLYIFVIIVGVILSWLVAFNVVNTRNRFVYLVGDFTHRLTEPALAPIRRFMPDLGGVDVSPVILILLLYFVRRLLCGYVPLACY from the coding sequence TTGGTCAATCTCGTTTGGCTCGTAGACCAGCTCATCGGACTCTACATTTTCGTCATTATCGTCGGCGTCATTCTGAGTTGGCTGGTGGCCTTCAACGTGGTCAACACCCGCAACCGGTTTGTCTACCTCGTCGGTGACTTCACCCATCGCTTGACAGAGCCGGCGCTGGCGCCGATCCGCCGGTTCATGCCCGATCTTGGCGGCGTAGACGTTTCGCCCGTCATTTTGATCCTGCTGCTCTATTTCGTCCGCAGGCTGCTCTGCGGATACGTGCCGCTGGCCTGTTACTAG
- a CDS encoding DUF167 domain-containing protein, translating into MGHSVHDIQEVTCSNGAFSESTAALVLREPKAPAATPFDTSPTGVRVYLRVSPRAALSCCDRIVRDADGRPALRVAVTAPPDGGRANEAVVALLAKEWRVPRSSMTIAAGRTSRRKTLTVAGDPAALMALLNAWAAERLDKSRG; encoded by the coding sequence ATGGGTCATAGCGTGCACGACATTCAAGAGGTTACGTGCAGCAACGGTGCATTCTCCGAATCCACCGCTGCGCTGGTGCTGCGGGAGCCCAAGGCACCGGCGGCGACGCCATTCGACACATCCCCCACCGGCGTTCGGGTTTACCTGCGGGTTTCGCCACGGGCGGCGCTAAGTTGCTGCGACCGGATCGTACGCGACGCCGATGGTAGACCGGCATTGCGGGTCGCCGTCACTGCGCCGCCGGACGGGGGCCGGGCGAACGAAGCGGTCGTCGCTTTGCTGGCCAAAGAATGGCGGGTTCCAAGAAGCAGCATGACGATTGCCGCCGGCCGGACCTCGCGCCGCAAGACACTGACGGTGGCCGGCGATCCCGCTGCGTTGATGGCGCTGCTTAATGCGTGGGCCGCCGAACGGCTGGACAAGTCGAGAGGCTAG
- the folD gene encoding bifunctional methylenetetrahydrofolate dehydrogenase/methenyltetrahydrofolate cyclohydrolase FolD, whose amino-acid sequence MARAKIIDGKGIAKELRRAVREEVYQLHHQHRVTPGLAVVLVGDDPASAVYVRSKSEQSEEVGIASFQHRLPEDVREEDLLTLIHGLNRDYRVSGILVQLPLPAHIDAAAIIEAIDPNKDVDGFHLQNAGRLALGIAGAMVPCTPLGCLTMIKRHVPDLAGRKAVVLGRSNIVGKPMAQLLLAEHCTITIVHSRTVDPAEECRRADVVVAAVGRPRVVRGDWIKPGATVIDVGINRVEAEDGKSRLVGDVAFDEAVEIAGAISPVPGGVGPMTVACLLRNTLIACCRHHDFDVPQL is encoded by the coding sequence GTGGCGCGGGCGAAGATCATCGATGGCAAGGGGATCGCCAAGGAACTGCGGCGCGCAGTGCGGGAGGAGGTCTACCAGCTTCATCACCAGCACAGGGTTACGCCGGGCTTGGCCGTCGTCCTGGTCGGCGACGACCCTGCCAGCGCCGTCTACGTGCGCAGCAAGAGCGAGCAGAGCGAAGAAGTCGGCATCGCCTCGTTCCAGCATCGGTTGCCCGAAGACGTGCGCGAAGAGGACCTGCTCACTCTCATCCACGGCCTGAACCGGGACTACCGGGTGAGCGGAATCCTGGTGCAATTGCCACTGCCGGCGCATATCGACGCCGCGGCAATCATCGAGGCCATCGATCCGAACAAGGACGTCGACGGATTCCACCTGCAGAACGCAGGCCGGCTTGCGCTCGGCATCGCCGGCGCCATGGTGCCGTGCACTCCGCTTGGGTGCCTGACCATGATCAAGCGCCATGTACCCGATCTCGCCGGCCGCAAGGCGGTGGTCCTCGGGCGCTCCAATATCGTCGGCAAGCCTATGGCGCAGTTGTTGTTGGCGGAGCACTGCACCATCACCATTGTCCACTCGCGCACCGTCGATCCGGCGGAGGAATGCCGCCGCGCCGATGTCGTCGTCGCCGCGGTCGGGCGGCCACGGGTCGTGCGCGGCGACTGGATCAAACCGGGCGCCACCGTCATCGATGTCGGCATCAACCGCGTCGAGGCGGAAGACGGCAAGTCACGGCTGGTCGGCGACGTGGCCTTCGACGAAGCGGTCGAGATTGCCGGCGCCATCAGTCCGGTGCCCGGCGGCGTCGGGCCGATGACCGTCGCCTGCCTGTTGCGCAACACGCTCATCGCCTGCTGCCGGCACCACGACTTCGACGTGCCCCAGCTTTGA
- a CDS encoding TenA family protein: MRTGLDVDLSGSTLFATLRAACAEAWGAYVSHPFVRELADGSLPEPCFRRYLEQDYLFLIHFARAYGLAVYKSDSVEDLRQASAGLSAIVDRELSLHVSYCRQWGVDERALADAPEFGATIAYTRYVLERGLAGDILDLQVALAPCIVGYAEIGQRVAESARPDAPNPYREWIEMYASADYQAVAAAHVSHMDRLMERRGGPGRLPSLITTFDQATRLESAFWDMGLAAG, from the coding sequence ATGCGGACCGGCCTTGATGTGGACCTGAGCGGATCGACCCTGTTCGCGACGCTGCGCGCGGCATGCGCCGAGGCGTGGGGGGCGTATGTATCGCATCCGTTCGTCCGCGAACTTGCCGACGGCAGCCTGCCGGAACCCTGCTTCCGCCGTTACCTCGAGCAGGATTATCTTTTTCTCATCCACTTCGCCCGCGCCTACGGCTTGGCCGTTTACAAGAGCGACTCCGTGGAGGACCTTCGACAGGCGTCAGCCGGCCTTTCCGCCATCGTCGACCGGGAACTGAGCCTCCACGTCTCTTACTGTCGGCAATGGGGCGTCGATGAACGGGCGCTGGCGGACGCGCCCGAGTTCGGCGCGACGATTGCCTACACCCGCTATGTCCTGGAACGCGGCTTGGCCGGCGACATCCTGGATCTGCAGGTGGCGCTGGCGCCATGCATCGTGGGCTACGCGGAGATCGGGCAGCGAGTCGCCGAGAGCGCAAGGCCGGACGCGCCTAACCCGTACCGCGAGTGGATCGAGATGTACGCAAGCGCCGACTATCAGGCCGTCGCCGCCGCGCATGTCTCGCACATGGATCGGCTGATGGAGCGCCGCGGCGGCCCCGGCCGGCTTCCGTCGCTGATCACCACGTTCGACCAGGCCACCCGGCTCGAGTCGGCGTTCTGGGACATGGGCCTGGCCGCAGGCTGA
- a CDS encoding SelT/SelW/SelH family protein — protein MPTDLPRVEIVYCTQCRWLLRAAWMAQELLVTFESELGGVTLRPGSGGVFEVRIDGDVVWSRSQEGRFPELPELKRRVRDRVAPDRDLGHSDRAHRR, from the coding sequence ATGCCGACCGACCTGCCGCGCGTCGAGATCGTCTATTGCACCCAGTGCCGCTGGCTGCTGCGGGCGGCATGGATGGCGCAGGAGTTGCTCGTCACTTTCGAATCCGAACTCGGCGGCGTCACCCTCCGTCCGGGCAGCGGCGGTGTCTTCGAGGTGCGCATCGACGGCGACGTCGTCTGGTCTCGCAGTCAGGAAGGCCGCTTCCCGGAACTGCCGGAGCTCAAGCGCCGGGTGCGCGATCGCGTCGCTCCCGACCGCGACCTCGGTCATTCCGACCGCGCGCACCGACGGTGA
- a CDS encoding DUF4157 domain-containing protein yields the protein MVARLIRSSRAAAIDAGVEPIPLAMRTRLSGFFPETLLDRVRYRVGSGTDTSVQGYLFQSEYFLATTLDDVIVFRNREDAETDAVLWAHELAHVQQFERMGIDGFAHSYVRDHQALEHAAMRVAGQYDSWARRHGKAPPITH from the coding sequence ATGGTCGCCAGGCTGATCCGGTCGTCGCGGGCGGCGGCGATCGACGCCGGCGTCGAACCTATTCCCCTCGCGATGCGGACGCGACTCAGCGGTTTCTTTCCGGAGACGCTGCTCGATCGGGTGCGTTATCGCGTCGGCAGCGGCACCGACACATCGGTGCAGGGATATTTGTTCCAGTCGGAGTACTTTCTGGCGACCACACTCGATGATGTCATCGTGTTTCGCAACAGGGAGGACGCCGAGACTGACGCGGTGCTGTGGGCCCACGAACTCGCCCATGTCCAGCAGTTCGAACGAATGGGGATCGACGGTTTCGCCCATTCATATGTGCGCGACCATCAGGCTCTCGAGCACGCCGCGATGCGGGTCGCGGGCCAGTACGACAGCTGGGCCCGCCGCCACGGCAAGGCCCCTCCGATCACCCACTGA
- a CDS encoding ABC transporter ATP-binding protein/permease, protein MSHSASRSSAPGRPASGSTVPPGFAPRGDLATIRTLLPYLWPAGELGLRVRVVVSMVFLVLAKGVNVIVPWFYKAAVDALTGETGTQGAGAAATGDGTAVAAAVAVPVMMLVAYGVARVLAQAFGEARDAVFARVAQRAIRKAGLATFRHLHGLSLRFHLDRRTGEISRAIERGTKGIEFLLSFMLFNVLPTFLEIFMVCGVLWWMFGFWYAGITLLCIGGYIAWTTVVTEWRTKFRRQMNETDNAAHTRAIDSLLNFETVKYFGNEAHEARRFDEALAAYEAAAVKSRTSLSLLNVGQGVVIAVGLIVLMIMAANGVVAGTMTVGDFVLVNAYLIQLFMPLNFLGFVYREIKRSLTDMETMFSLLDQHPEVSDAPDATPLRPDGGALVFEDVSFAYDRRRPVIAHVSFSVPPGNTVAIVGPSGAGKSTISRLLYRFYDPGAGRILIDRQDIRQATQESVRTAIGIVPQDTVLFNDTIHYNIAYGRPSATPEEVRRAAQLARIHDFVASLPDGYATTVGERGLKLSGGEKQRVAIARAILKSPRILLFDEATSALDTHTEKEIQASLRDVSAGRTTVIIAHRLSTVVDADEILVLDHGRIVERGRHAELLARDGAYAAMWRRQQEAEVAREVLEHADEGDPLLPESKGELAGSTS, encoded by the coding sequence ATGTCCCATTCCGCCTCTCGATCCTCCGCGCCCGGTCGTCCTGCATCCGGCTCAACCGTCCCGCCCGGCTTCGCACCGCGTGGCGATCTGGCGACCATCCGCACCCTGCTGCCCTACCTGTGGCCGGCAGGCGAGCTGGGCCTTCGCGTGCGGGTCGTCGTGTCCATGGTCTTCCTGGTGCTCGCCAAGGGCGTCAACGTCATCGTGCCTTGGTTCTACAAGGCGGCGGTGGACGCACTGACGGGCGAGACGGGTACGCAAGGCGCCGGGGCAGCCGCGACGGGCGACGGCACCGCCGTTGCCGCCGCCGTCGCGGTGCCGGTGATGATGCTGGTGGCCTACGGCGTCGCCCGGGTGCTGGCCCAGGCGTTCGGCGAAGCGCGCGACGCGGTGTTCGCGCGGGTGGCGCAGCGGGCGATCCGCAAGGCCGGGCTCGCGACCTTTCGGCACCTGCACGGCCTGAGCCTCCGCTTTCATCTCGATCGCCGCACCGGCGAAATCAGCCGCGCCATCGAGCGCGGAACCAAGGGCATCGAGTTCCTGCTCAGCTTCATGCTGTTCAACGTGCTGCCGACGTTTCTCGAAATCTTCATGGTGTGCGGCGTGCTGTGGTGGATGTTCGGCTTCTGGTACGCCGGCATCACCTTGCTCTGCATCGGCGGCTACATCGCGTGGACGACGGTGGTGACCGAGTGGCGCACCAAGTTCCGCCGGCAGATGAACGAGACCGACAACGCCGCCCACACCAGGGCCATCGACAGCCTACTCAACTTCGAGACCGTCAAGTACTTCGGCAACGAGGCCCATGAGGCGCGGCGGTTCGACGAGGCGCTTGCCGCTTACGAAGCGGCGGCGGTGAAGAGCAGGACCTCGCTCAGCCTGTTGAACGTAGGCCAGGGCGTCGTCATCGCCGTCGGGCTCATCGTGCTGATGATCATGGCCGCCAACGGCGTCGTTGCCGGCACGATGACCGTCGGCGACTTCGTGCTGGTCAACGCGTACCTCATTCAGTTGTTCATGCCGCTCAACTTTCTCGGCTTCGTCTATCGGGAGATCAAGCGCTCTCTGACCGACATGGAGACCATGTTCAGCCTGCTCGACCAGCATCCCGAGGTTAGCGACGCGCCGGACGCCACGCCGCTCCGCCCGGACGGCGGCGCGTTGGTGTTCGAAGATGTTTCATTCGCTTACGACCGTCGGCGGCCGGTCATCGCCCACGTGTCGTTCAGCGTGCCGCCAGGGAATACGGTTGCGATCGTTGGTCCATCCGGCGCCGGCAAATCCACCATCTCCCGCCTGCTTTACCGGTTCTATGACCCGGGCGCCGGCCGCATCCTGATCGACCGGCAGGACATCCGCCAGGCCACCCAGGAGTCGGTGCGGACCGCCATCGGCATCGTTCCGCAGGACACTGTGCTGTTCAACGACACGATTCATTACAATATCGCCTACGGACGGCCCTCTGCGACGCCCGAAGAGGTGCGTCGGGCAGCGCAGCTTGCCCGCATCCACGACTTCGTCGCATCGCTTCCTGATGGCTACGCCACCACCGTCGGCGAGCGCGGCCTCAAGCTCTCCGGCGGCGAGAAGCAGCGTGTGGCGATCGCCCGGGCGATCCTGAAGTCGCCGCGCATCCTGTTGTTCGACGAAGCCACCTCCGCCCTCGACACCCACACGGAGAAGGAAATCCAGGCGAGTCTGCGGGACGTGTCGGCCGGACGCACGACGGTGATCATCGCCCACCGCCTGTCGACGGTGGTCGACGCCGACGAGATTCTGGTTCTTGACCACGGCCGCATCGTCGAGCGCGGCCGCCATGCCGAGCTTCTGGCCCGCGACGGCGCCTACGCCGCAATGTGGCGTCGACAGCAGGAGGCGGAAGTAGCGCGCGAAGTCCTGGAACACGCCGACGAAGGGGACCCCTTGCTCCCGGAGTCCAAGGGTGAGCTTGCCGGTTCTACCTCATGA
- a CDS encoding outer membrane beta-barrel protein: MKKTLAALLVVASASTAMAQSATQPPYTPQVGPRVGDYEATLSGSGTSTNDFDNNTFGATGTIAYFFTDAIEVGLEQSIGFTVGDDDLVEDAWNGRSLVFVDYNFNLGRFRPYVGAAVGGIYGKNVDDDGLYGLRGGLKYYVSEATFLQLGASYTPTFEDAFDEAVLNYTLGVGFNF, from the coding sequence ATGAAGAAGACCCTTGCGGCCTTGCTTGTTGTTGCTTCGGCGTCGACCGCCATGGCGCAGTCAGCTACGCAGCCGCCATACACACCACAAGTCGGCCCGCGCGTCGGTGACTACGAGGCAACCTTGTCCGGCAGCGGTACGTCGACGAATGATTTTGACAACAACACGTTCGGCGCCACTGGCACAATTGCTTATTTCTTCACCGACGCTATTGAAGTCGGTCTCGAGCAGTCGATCGGTTTTACGGTCGGCGATGATGACCTTGTAGAGGACGCCTGGAACGGCCGCTCGCTCGTCTTCGTGGACTACAATTTCAACCTTGGTCGTTTCCGGCCGTACGTCGGCGCTGCAGTCGGCGGGATTTACGGCAAGAACGTCGATGACGACGGTCTTTATGGCCTGCGCGGCGGGTTGAAGTACTACGTGTCCGAGGCGACCTTCCTCCAGCTGGGTGCGTCCTACACGCCGACGTTCGAGGACGCCTTCGACGAAGCTGTCCTGAACTACACGCTCGGCGTCGGCTTCAATTTCTAG
- a CDS encoding OmpA family protein produces MTKTVRYAVMTAAVVALAGCADRPMNQLGNVSASGSGFDSALAQEYMGLSNVEKQAGDNRDADTYAKRAMDAAAGNPTEPDSPEYREPIFPDEYKPELMSERQRLMSALDRTGRQKAPADAARAQAMYDCWVEQRQENLQEEHIQACREAYMTAIGRVEAALATGAAPDAYLVFFDFDKSNLTPEAQEIVRTVANRAKSSNYKSLVATGHTDTAGPADYNMGLSERRAQSVEKALEGMGIPSNNVMTEAKGEEFPLVPTGDGVREPQNRRVEIQIKN; encoded by the coding sequence ATGACAAAGACAGTAAGATACGCGGTCATGACCGCCGCCGTCGTCGCCCTTGCTGGTTGCGCCGATAGGCCGATGAACCAGTTGGGCAACGTTTCGGCGTCGGGAAGTGGCTTCGACAGCGCCTTGGCGCAGGAATATATGGGCCTGTCCAATGTCGAAAAGCAGGCCGGTGACAACCGGGACGCGGACACCTACGCCAAGCGCGCCATGGACGCCGCCGCCGGTAACCCGACCGAGCCGGACAGCCCGGAATATCGGGAGCCGATCTTCCCCGACGAGTACAAGCCGGAACTGATGAGCGAGCGGCAGCGCCTCATGAGCGCTCTCGATCGCACCGGTCGCCAAAAAGCTCCCGCCGACGCGGCGCGGGCCCAGGCAATGTATGACTGCTGGGTTGAGCAGCGTCAGGAGAACCTCCAGGAGGAGCACATCCAGGCGTGCCGCGAAGCCTACATGACGGCGATCGGCAGGGTCGAAGCCGCATTGGCGACCGGGGCTGCTCCGGATGCCTACTTGGTGTTCTTCGACTTCGACAAGTCCAACCTGACGCCTGAGGCGCAGGAAATCGTCCGAACCGTTGCCAACCGGGCGAAGTCCAGCAACTACAAGTCGCTCGTAGCGACCGGCCACACCGACACAGCTGGTCCGGCGGACTACAACATGGGTCTGTCGGAGCGTCGCGCCCAGTCGGTGGAGAAGGCGCTCGAGGGGATGGGCATCCCCAGCAACAACGTGATGACAGAGGCCAAGGGTGAGGAGTTTCCGCTGGTGCCCACCGGCGATGGTGTCCGCGAGCCGCAGAACCGGCGCGTGGAGATCCAAATCAAGAACTAG
- a CDS encoding L,D-transpeptidase family protein, whose product MTSLSKLSLTGKPRPVPARLAGLGAAVCLLVASGGTWADDVVGDLRVYAATHEDTLLDIARDNQLGFIEVMAANPGVDAWLPGSGTRVILPTAHVLPDAPRTGIVINLAELRLYYFGRGDAPVVTLPIGVGREGFQTPVGTTKVVRKQAGPTWRPTAATRADDPQLPAVVPPGPDNPLGKFALYLGWPAYLIHGTAEGAKEWGIGRRVSRGCIRMYPEAIEWLFNRVPVGTQVRTVQEMVKLGRRDGDLYMEVNPSYTQVDQIEERGFADPEPVPEQIDPDRILLAADQDIGRLDWDAVAWALNQRDGMPVRITR is encoded by the coding sequence GTGACATCACTCTCGAAGCTCTCTCTCACCGGAAAGCCGCGGCCTGTGCCGGCGCGTCTCGCCGGCCTCGGCGCGGCCGTGTGTCTTCTCGTCGCCTCCGGCGGCACTTGGGCGGACGACGTCGTTGGTGATCTGAGGGTGTATGCGGCGACGCACGAGGATACTCTGCTGGATATCGCCCGCGACAATCAGCTTGGCTTCATTGAGGTGATGGCGGCCAATCCCGGGGTCGACGCGTGGTTGCCGGGATCGGGTACTCGGGTGATCCTGCCGACGGCGCATGTGCTGCCGGACGCGCCGCGGACCGGCATCGTCATCAACCTGGCCGAGCTGCGGCTCTATTATTTCGGGCGCGGCGATGCGCCGGTTGTGACATTGCCGATCGGCGTCGGCCGCGAAGGCTTCCAAACGCCTGTCGGCACGACCAAAGTGGTTCGCAAGCAAGCGGGTCCGACCTGGCGTCCGACCGCCGCGACCCGCGCCGATGATCCGCAACTGCCGGCCGTAGTGCCGCCCGGACCCGACAACCCGCTCGGCAAGTTCGCGCTCTACCTCGGCTGGCCTGCATACCTGATCCACGGCACTGCGGAAGGCGCCAAGGAGTGGGGGATCGGCCGCCGGGTCAGCCGCGGCTGCATCCGCATGTACCCGGAGGCGATCGAGTGGCTATTCAACCGGGTTCCGGTCGGCACCCAGGTACGCACCGTGCAGGAGATGGTCAAGCTCGGTCGGCGAGACGGTGACCTCTACATGGAGGTGAATCCGTCCTACACGCAGGTCGATCAGATCGAGGAACGCGGCTTTGCCGATCCGGAACCGGTGCCCGAGCAGATCGATCCCGACCGCATTCTGCTCGCGGCGGACCAGGACATCGGCCGCCTGGACTGGGATGCCGTGGCGTGGGCGCTCAATCAGCGCGACGGCATGCCGGTTCGCATTACCCGTTAG
- a CDS encoding flippase-like domain-containing protein, with the protein MRRGLILTAKIGFTLALLWWAQTEFAADGLLSLYQDISPEFVAAAVAIQAALTVLLTARWWLAARALGTRLPTMAAWRLVWIGQFFNQTLPSSLGGDAYRIWALCTRYGASLGFASTSVVVDRLLALLAIPIIAMVGLWLVPEFTRRPDIAVILWPAVLAVAAVAIVLSRLDAVPAGWHRLAPRTFARAEWFSSALRGAARRRPIAIAGVSLSIVIHMCVALSVYMLTRAIGLDAKLLHILLVTPLVLVIAMVPITISGWGLREGAMVTAFGALGYDVSLVFATSVAYGLTMIVIGLPGGLLWILQGSGERSAREQPEQPDVKWSMAAARSSTRRSRM; encoded by the coding sequence ATGCGGCGCGGATTGATCCTGACGGCGAAGATCGGCTTCACCCTCGCGCTGCTGTGGTGGGCGCAGACCGAGTTTGCTGCGGACGGACTGCTGTCACTGTACCAGGATATATCGCCGGAATTCGTCGCTGCGGCCGTCGCTATTCAGGCGGCGCTGACCGTGCTGCTGACCGCGCGCTGGTGGTTGGCGGCGCGGGCTTTGGGAACGCGGCTGCCGACGATGGCCGCTTGGCGCCTGGTTTGGATAGGACAGTTCTTCAACCAGACCCTGCCCTCCTCGCTCGGCGGCGATGCCTACCGGATCTGGGCTCTTTGCACGAGATATGGCGCCAGCCTCGGTTTCGCCTCGACCAGTGTCGTAGTCGATCGGTTGTTGGCGTTGCTGGCAATCCCGATCATCGCCATGGTCGGCCTGTGGCTGGTCCCGGAGTTCACGCGCCGCCCCGATATTGCGGTCATCCTGTGGCCGGCTGTGCTGGCGGTCGCCGCCGTCGCCATCGTCCTGTCGCGGCTCGACGCGGTGCCCGCCGGATGGCACCGGCTTGCGCCGCGCACGTTCGCGCGGGCGGAGTGGTTCTCATCGGCACTGCGCGGGGCGGCGCGTCGTCGTCCAATTGCCATCGCAGGGGTGTCGTTGTCGATCGTCATTCACATGTGCGTTGCGCTCAGCGTCTATATGCTGACGCGCGCCATCGGACTCGATGCGAAGCTCCTGCACATCCTGTTGGTGACGCCCCTGGTTCTGGTGATCGCCATGGTGCCGATCACGATCTCCGGCTGGGGCCTGCGGGAGGGAGCAATGGTGACTGCCTTCGGCGCCCTCGGCTACGACGTCAGCCTGGTATTTGCAACGTCCGTTGCGTATGGCCTCACCATGATCGTCATCGGCCTGCCGGGGGGTCTCCTGTGGATCCTGCAAGGGAGCGGCGAACGGTCGGCGCGAGAACAGCCGGAGCAGCCCGACGTGAAGTGGTCCATGGCGGCAGCGCGATCTTCAACACGAAGGAGCAGGATGTGA